The stretch of DNA GAGATAAAGACTTCGAACTATTTACGGAAGATTGCCAGGTGACAGATGATAGTATCATGACTCTTGCAGTGGCAAAAGCCATTATGGAAGCAGAGAAAATAATCAAACTTTCAATTGGAGGATATGATGTTGATAGCGGCTATTATTTGCTAATTGAAAAAATGGCCATTAAATATATGCAGGAAATCGGGCGTAAATACCCCAATTGCGGTTACGGCGGGTTGTTTTCGAAATGGGTTTTTAGCGATGATCCTCACCCTTACAACAGCTTTGGAAATGGTGCGGCTACATTACCCTTGAAGCGATGGGATCAGCTGGTCTTGTTTTTTGATCGCGGCAGCAACTAAATATTTGATGAGTAAAACGAAGCGGCAAATAGTGTAAGATAAGAGGTTGATAACTTTGAAATTCCAGACGAATCTATTACACCTTTTTTTGAATCAATAGTTGAAAGAAATACACCTATTGTCAATACGTTCTGAAGGAATCAGAAAATGTACAGCGACTGGCATTTCTCTGATAGATGGTGATCTGCAGTGGTTCTGATAAAAAGACACATAAGTATCCAACCAGTGAACTTCCCCCCGAATAATGCACACCTTAAAAGAACTTATACGGGCGAAAGTTCAGATTGATTGAAATGCTTTTGGGTTTAAGGCCCAGATCATCATCAGTCCTTTAAATAAAGAGTCTTTAACGCTATTTTTTATGTATCGATAGGCCTAAGCTTGCCAGCTGCGTTCACTTAGCAATTTATTCATCCCATTTATTTCTTATCACTTAACTTCAGAAGGGAAACTTCAATTAATAAGTTTACAATTTTTTACTTTCATCATATAATGTGGGCATATATTATTATTATTCCTTTGTAATCTGCTAAGCAAATAAGACTATTGGGTCGTCGCAAGAAATTGTTTGTTACACAAGAAAAGGATAGGAGGTGTTAAGAAATATCTCCAGAAAAAGATACTTAAAAAGACTTGGAAAAATAAGTGAAAGTGAAATACATATTTTTAAAGTTACATAAATTAAGATTAAAATCAATTGAATAGATACAGCAGCTTAAAGGGAAAATGAGCTCAATCCTCTATTATTTCTATTGTTGAAACAAGTCGTTTAACTATAGAGGAAAATGAAAGCTCACTAAGATGAATTAAATTTCAAGTCTTTTAATGGGGAGATGAGACGGTGATTTTAAAGAAAAAATATTTAAGCATGTTGCCAGCTATTACTTTTTTAATCCTGTTAGCAGCTTGTGGGGGATCTGAGAAAGATAAGCTAATTGGAGCTTGGAAATTAGTTGTAGATGATAACATAGCGACATACCTAGAATTTGGCGAAGAAAGGTTAATAAAAAGATCTCAATCAGATGATAGCCCGTTGACTGCTGAGTATATAATAACCGAAGCACAAGATGACAACTTCGTAATTGAAGTTATCAACCCAGAAAATGGATCTATCCAATTTTTCTTGGAAGGTCACTTTGAAAATAAAAATAAAATAAAAATTTTAGAAACTGCGAAGGGGCCAGCAGAAAATAGTGAATTAATCAGAGTGGATAATATAGCGGAAGAAAGAGAAAAAGAAGAGAAGAGATTACAAGAAGAGAAGAAAAAAGAACTAGCAGAAGAACAGGAAAAAAATAAAAAATTACAAGAAGAAAAGGAAAAAGAACTAGAAGAAGAAAAGGAAAAAGATAAAAGATTACAAGAAGAAAAAGAATTAGCAGAAGAACAGGAAAAAGAGACAGTAAAACGACAAGCTGCTGAAAAGAATAGTTTCAAAAAGGAGTACTTGCAGAAGGCGGATAATCTTGAGAACAGGATTATAGGGGAAGCTAAAAAATTTAGTGCACATGATATGACAGCTGGATTCTATGGTCAATATTATCATGATTGGGATGATTTATTACAAGAAGTTTGGGGTGTATTAAGAAATACGTTATCGAGTGATGCATTTGAAACATTAAAATCAGAGCAAATAGAATGGATTAAGATGAAAGAGCGAAATTTTGCTGAAATTCCAAAGGAACCAGCCTCAGAAAGGGCTAGAGGAATGGATTATTTAGCATTTGAAACGAAAGAGAGAACTTACTATCTAATTGAAAATTATATGGACTAATACGCCTGAAACCAAATTAAATGGAAATAAAGAGGCACATGTGTAAGCAGCCACCTATATCAAGCACATCATAAAAATGAGCTTCCATCTCACTCCACCGCAACATTTGTCATAGAACCTAAAGTGTAAGAATGCGAAGACTGTTCCGGTTGCTCGTAGAAAGAGCGATGTACGAAAGTGAAAGGCAATCGTCAAGTCCATTGGAAGATGATTTTTGAAGAAATGAAAGCCAAGGCCAAAACAGCCCTTGAATGTGAGGAGAACGCCACGATCTGCGCTCGGCGAAAAGTCGAAGTCCAAAGTGTGTTTGGTTACATCAAGGACAATTGGCCGTTCCGCAGATTTTCCTTGCGGGGGATCGGCAAGGTACACACGGAATTCGGGATTATGGCTATAGCTCACAACCCCTTGTAAGTAGCCGGCATCCGCCAGCTGCTTTCAGAAAAATATCGGAAACCGCCAAAAAGAGGTGGAAAAAAACGAGTCGTTTTTCTCCACCTCTTTTATTTTAGGGACTTATTGGACGGTCCCGTTTTGTGGTGCTTCACTTAGTGAAACAACTTGTAACTATTGAAAATTGAGATAAATTGTTTCTTTGAGAGTTTATTAAAGTTTGTGACATTTGCATGCTTCAAGGCTTGTTTGAATTGATTTTTAGTAAAAAGAGTGTGGTAGTCTTTGCTTACCCATCTATACACAAACGTTTGGTACTTTTTGTAGTCTTTCTTTAAAATCAATGGTTCGTGTCGTTCAAGAAGGATTAATACAGAATCCACACCTGGCTTAGGATGAAAATACGCTCGCGGTACTTCTTTAAGAATATTTACCTCCATTTCCACCATCAACAACAACCCCAAAGCCCGTTGCAGGTTTTGCAGTCTTTTCGCAAAACCTTTCTCAACGATAAGGTAGCTATATTTTGCTTGACTTTTAAAAGTGATTTTTTTAACGATATCTGTGCTTATATTAAATGGAATATTTCCGAATATTGTATAGTTTGTGTTTGCCGGGAAGATGTACTTTAAAATGTCTGTATGGACCACTTTTATGTTCTCAAAAGGATTCACCGCATTTTGAGTGATTCGGCATAAGTCTTCATCGATTTCTATGGCAGTCACGGATCGACTCATTTTAACTAGTTCTTTAGTAAAATGCCCTTTTCCTGATCCGATCTCTATCACGTTGTCTTGTTTACAAATATTCGTACGATCCAATAATTCTTTTACATGTTTTTTAGAAGTAATAAAATTTTGCGTGTCTTTTGGATTTTTTCGGTTCATTATAACCTTCTCCTTGCTGGTTATAACGAACTGGTTTTAAAAGTTCATTATAACCAATTATTTTTGATCTGGTTGATAATGAACTTTTTTAAAGACACATATGGAAAACATACCCATGTTTTATCTCCTTTCCATTCTTATTATTATGAAAGAGATAATATAAAATCTACTACTGCCATGCTAGCGCACATATTTAACCCTCCATAACTTGTTTTTATACAGCTGATCATATCATTTTCGATATCATTTTCGCAAATTACTCTTGTGAGCTGTTTTCTAATTATCTTTTAAAGCCATGTATAATTCATATTATAATCAAGTCAAATAGAGGAAAGACCGAATGGGGGA from Bacillus xiapuensis encodes:
- a CDS encoding ADP-ribosylglycohydrolase family protein encodes the protein MIGAIIGDIVGSRFEFNNHRDKDFELFTEDCQVTDDSIMTLAVAKAIMEAEKIIKLSIGGYDVDSGYYLLIEKMAIKYMQEIGRKYPNCGYGGLFSKWVFSDDPHPYNSFGNGAATLPLKRWDQLVLFFDRGSN
- a CDS encoding erythromycin resistance leader peptide, coding for MGMFSICVFKKVHYQPDQK
- the erm(A) gene encoding 23S rRNA (adenine(2058)-N(6))-methyltransferase Erm(A), with the protein product MNRKNPKDTQNFITSKKHVKELLDRTNICKQDNVIEIGSGKGHFTKELVKMSRSVTAIEIDEDLCRITQNAVNPFENIKVVHTDILKYIFPANTNYTIFGNIPFNISTDIVKKITFKSQAKYSYLIVEKGFAKRLQNLQRALGLLLMVEMEVNILKEVPRAYFHPKPGVDSVLILLERHEPLILKKDYKKYQTFVYRWVSKDYHTLFTKNQFKQALKHANVTNFNKLSKKQFISIFNSYKLFH
- a CDS encoding DUF1311 domain-containing protein; translated protein: MILKKKYLSMLPAITFLILLAACGGSEKDKLIGAWKLVVDDNIATYLEFGEERLIKRSQSDDSPLTAEYIITEAQDDNFVIEVINPENGSIQFFLEGHFENKNKIKILETAKGPAENSELIRVDNIAEEREKEEKRLQEEKKKELAEEQEKNKKLQEEKEKELEEEKEKDKRLQEEKELAEEQEKETVKRQAAEKNSFKKEYLQKADNLENRIIGEAKKFSAHDMTAGFYGQYYHDWDDLLQEVWGVLRNTLSSDAFETLKSEQIEWIKMKERNFAEIPKEPASERARGMDYLAFETKERTYYLIENYMD